A region from the Vicia villosa cultivar HV-30 ecotype Madison, WI linkage group LG3, Vvil1.0, whole genome shotgun sequence genome encodes:
- the LOC131654876 gene encoding cytokinin riboside 5'-monophosphate phosphoribohydrolase LOG1-like gives MEIEQPLPTILIKSRFKRICVYCGSTPGRNPSYQIAAIQLGKQLVERKIDLVYGGGSIGLMGRISQVVYDGGCHVLGVIPKTLMPKEITGESVGEVRAVSGMHQRKAEMAKQADAFIAMPGGYGTLEELLEIITWAQLGIHDKPVGLLNVDGYYNSLLAFMDKAVDEGFVTPAARHIIVSAQTAQDLMCKLEEYVPEHCGVAPKLSWEMEQQLVNTAKSDISR, from the exons ATGGAAATTGAACAGCCACTACCCACCATCCTCATCAAGTCTAGATTCAAACGCATATGTGTTTACTGTGGTAGCACTCCTGGAAGAAATCCTAGCTACCAAATTGCTGCTATTCAGCTCGGAAAACAATTG GTGGAAAGGAAGATTGACTTGGTATATGGAGGAGGCAGTATTGGGCTGATGGGTCGTATCTCACAAGTTGTTTATGATGGCGGATGTCACGTGTTAGG AGTCATTCCAAAAACACTTATGCCAAAAGag ATAACTGGTGAGAGTGTTGGAGAAGTAAGAGCAGTATCAGGGATGCACCAACGCAAAGCTGAAATGGCTAAACAAGCTGATGCTTTTATTGCCATGCCAG GTGGATATGGCACATTGGAAGAACTACTTGAAATTATTACCTGGGCTCAACTTGGGATCCATGATAAACCT GTGGGGTTATTGAACGTGGATGGTTACTACAACTCATTGTTGGCATTCATGGACAAAGCTGTAGATGAAGGTTTTGTAACACCAGCTGCCCGTCACATTATTGTATCTGCCCAAACTGCCCAAGACCTCATGTGCAAACTTGAG GAATATGTTCCTGAGCATTGTGGTGTGGCTCCTAAGCTAAGTTGGGAGATGGAACAACAGTTGGTTAACACAGCAAAGTCAGATATTTCTCGTTGA